A genomic region of Papaver somniferum cultivar HN1 chromosome 7, ASM357369v1, whole genome shotgun sequence contains the following coding sequences:
- the LOC113295629 gene encoding uncharacterized protein LOC113295629, whose amino-acid sequence MRVLFWNINGVAKLDECVKLRELVKDHKPEVIRRGLWQQLNLFETSPWLIIGDFNCVLRNDENKGGNEPRTSCINEFSDWMEDNNLFEADSLGSRLTWSNGQSGIHRIISKLDRVVINDAWLTKLKQAQLHMEVSLRNSDEDPSDVEKFNMVKDATIKVQDIRMQQNIMLKQKSRNKWLLEGSSNSSFFHNSIQTRRSHNTISELVAEDGTIISEAVQLRDHVVSYYESKFNGDDFPIEDALFNYDHTSITAEESVRMDLVPSFE is encoded by the exons atGCGTGTACTCTTCTGGAACATTAATGGGGTTGCGAAGTTGGATGAATGTGTTAAATTACGTGAGTTAGTTAAAGATCATAAGCCTGAG GTGATACGCAGAGGACTTTGGCAGCAACTTAACTTGTTTGAAACTAGTCCTTGGCTAATTATTGGGGACTTCAACTGCGTTCTTCGTAATGATGAAAATAAAGGAGGTAATGAACCAAGGACTTCTTGTATTAATGAATTCTCGGACTGGATGGAGGACAATAATCTGTTTGAAGCTGATTCTTTGGGTAGTCGTCTTACTTGGTCTAATGGCCAATCCGGTATCCATAGAATTATAAGTAAATTGGATCGTGTTGTTATTAATGATGCATGGCTAACGAA GTTGAAACAAGCTCAATTGCATATGGAggtatctttgagaaattctgatGAAGATCCTTCGGATGTGGAAAAATTCAATATGGTGAAGGATGCAACTATCAAGGTTCAAGATATTCGGATGCAGCAAAATATTATGTTAAAACAAAAGTCTCGTAATAaatggttgttggagggttctagtaattCTTCTTTTTTCCATAATAGCATTCAGACTAGGAGGAGTCACAATACTATTTCTGAGCTTGTTGCGGAGGATGGTACTATTATTTCTGAGGCTGTCCAACTTAGAGATCACGTAGTTTCATACTATGAATCTAAGTTTAATGGTGATGATTTTCCTATTGAGGATGCGCTGTTTAATTATGATCACACGTCCATTACTGCTGAGGAGAGTGTGCGTATGGATTTAGTGCCTTCTTTTGAATAA